In Prosthecochloris sp. GSB1, the following proteins share a genomic window:
- a CDS encoding TolC family protein: protein MLQPVFQQGKLRTAYNQARVERDRREIVFRRTLLDAVREVSDALVAIEKLETRLLAADKRQQVLDASVANATLLFKSGMADYLDVVTAQEKSLEAGVTLADIRRQRLEAVTELYRAVGGGWH from the coding sequence GTGTTGCAGCCGGTTTTCCAGCAAGGAAAGCTCAGGACGGCCTACAACCAGGCCAGGGTAGAACGCGACCGCCGGGAAATAGTCTTTCGCCGTACCCTGCTCGACGCGGTCCGGGAGGTATCCGATGCGTTGGTGGCCATCGAAAAACTCGAAACACGCTTGCTTGCCGCCGATAAGCGGCAGCAGGTGCTCGACGCGTCAGTCGCCAACGCCACGCTGCTTTTCAAAAGCGGCATGGCGGATTATCTCGACGTCGTTACCGCCCAGGAGAAATCGCTCGAGGCCGGGGTTACTCTCGCCGATATCCGCCGTCAGCGTCTCGAAGCCGTGACCGAGCTGTACAGGGCGGTCGGAGGCGGGTGGCATTGA
- a CDS encoding thioredoxin domain-containing protein — protein MKQQDSEPNLLVHENSPYLLQHAYNPVRWFPWCEAAFEKARSENKPVFLSVGYSSCHWCHVMEQESFENDRIAQLLNREFVAVKVDREEHPDIDKFYMTYVQATSGRGGWPMSVWMTPEKKPFFGGGYFPPEDRYGMAGFSRILLSIAEAWKADEKKLIDMAETVTQKLRSLAANKPPGENLAETVLYRAANAFTEQYDPVYGGFGGAPKFPRTPVLDFLLAFSYYTGEEKPGEMVFATLRKMAEGGIRDHLGIDGKGGGGFARYSTDERWHVPHFEKMLCDNAQLALTYAEAFMISCDPFFLDVADDILNYVACDMTDEGGGFHSAEDADSAPPGNRGKTREGAYYLWSFNELRDLLEPEELELFRRLHGVKPEGNVLDNPHGPFEGMNVLVRRSSLEKEALRMGIPQKDAEILLDSARKKLFRARNGRPRPRKDDKVLVSWNGLMISAFSKMFGITRKQKWLDAAERAANFIAENLGDENTGRLLRRYRRGEAGIEGKADDYAFFSRGLLDLYETTLSRRYLDRAVRVMDTSIELFFDRDEGGFFDTVHGETTVPFRTKEIYDGAEPSPNAVNVLTLCRLASITDRNDFRDAAKKTLACFSGSIEAHPEQLPCMLKGLMPELFGMRKVLLNDSADRDRLQKIKEKIGRRYMPDTTIASRQGSKNRATDGTLSEATLPAATLCAGMRCYPPAHDWESLERLLEKTAPPFMASGKR, from the coding sequence ATGAAACAGCAAGATTCCGAACCGAACCTCCTTGTTCACGAGAACAGTCCTTACCTGCTCCAACACGCCTACAACCCGGTCAGGTGGTTTCCATGGTGCGAAGCGGCGTTTGAAAAAGCGCGCAGTGAAAACAAACCGGTCTTTCTCTCCGTAGGCTACTCTTCGTGCCACTGGTGTCACGTCATGGAGCAGGAATCTTTTGAAAACGATCGCATCGCACAGTTGCTCAACAGGGAATTCGTGGCCGTCAAGGTCGACCGCGAGGAACATCCTGACATAGACAAGTTCTACATGACCTATGTCCAGGCGACGAGCGGCCGCGGCGGGTGGCCGATGTCGGTCTGGATGACGCCCGAAAAAAAACCCTTTTTCGGCGGCGGCTATTTCCCTCCCGAGGATCGTTACGGCATGGCCGGCTTCAGCAGGATCCTGCTTTCCATCGCTGAAGCATGGAAAGCGGACGAAAAAAAGCTGATCGATATGGCTGAGACGGTAACGCAAAAGCTCCGGTCGCTGGCCGCAAACAAGCCGCCTGGAGAAAACCTTGCCGAAACCGTGCTGTACAGGGCGGCGAACGCGTTCACGGAACAGTACGACCCGGTCTACGGAGGATTCGGCGGCGCCCCGAAATTCCCGAGAACGCCTGTTCTGGATTTTCTTTTGGCCTTTTCCTATTACACCGGTGAAGAGAAACCCGGTGAAATGGTATTCGCGACGCTGAGAAAGATGGCTGAAGGCGGAATACGAGACCACCTCGGGATCGACGGTAAAGGGGGCGGGGGCTTCGCCCGTTACTCGACCGACGAGAGGTGGCACGTCCCTCATTTTGAAAAAATGCTCTGCGACAATGCGCAACTCGCGCTCACCTATGCCGAAGCCTTCATGATATCATGCGATCCATTCTTTCTCGACGTCGCCGACGATATTCTCAACTACGTCGCCTGTGACATGACGGATGAAGGCGGAGGCTTTCACTCGGCTGAAGACGCCGACAGCGCGCCACCGGGAAACCGGGGCAAAACCCGGGAGGGGGCTTACTACCTGTGGTCGTTCAATGAACTCCGGGACCTGCTCGAGCCCGAGGAACTGGAACTCTTCAGACGGCTCCACGGCGTAAAACCGGAAGGAAATGTCCTGGATAACCCTCACGGACCCTTCGAAGGCATGAACGTCCTCGTCCGGCGCAGCAGCCTGGAAAAGGAAGCTCTACGCATGGGCATACCCCAGAAAGACGCCGAAATCCTGCTGGACAGCGCAAGGAAAAAACTGTTCAGGGCCCGGAACGGGAGACCCCGCCCCCGGAAGGACGATAAGGTGCTCGTCTCGTGGAACGGCCTCATGATTTCGGCATTCTCGAAAATGTTCGGAATCACTCGCAAACAGAAATGGCTCGACGCCGCGGAAAGAGCGGCGAATTTCATCGCGGAAAACCTCGGCGATGAAAATACAGGACGCCTGCTGAGGCGCTACAGAAGAGGCGAAGCGGGAATTGAGGGCAAAGCGGACGATTACGCGTTTTTTTCCAGGGGGTTGCTCGACCTTTACGAGACGACGCTCAGCAGGCGGTATCTCGACCGCGCGGTACGGGTCATGGATACATCGATAGAGCTGTTTTTCGACCGTGACGAGGGGGGGTTTTTCGACACGGTTCACGGTGAAACGACGGTCCCGTTCCGGACAAAGGAGATATACGACGGAGCGGAACCTTCGCCGAACGCCGTCAACGTCTTGACACTTTGCCGGCTCGCATCCATAACGGACAGGAACGATTTCAGGGATGCCGCAAAAAAAACGCTGGCCTGTTTCTCCGGATCTATCGAAGCGCATCCCGAGCAGTTGCCCTGCATGCTGAAAGGTCTTATGCCGGAACTCTTCGGCATGCGCAAGGTATTGCTGAACGACAGTGCAGACAGGGATCGCCTGCAAAAAATCAAAGAGAAAATAGGGCGAAGGTATATGCCGGACACGACCATCGCTTCACGGCAGGGAAGCAAAAACCGTGCAACGGACGGGACACTTTCGGAAGCAACCCTTCCGGCGGCGACATTGTGCGCGGGGATGCGATGCTATCCGCCGGCACATGACTGGGAGTCACTTGAGCGGCTGCTGGAAAAGACCGCGCCGCCCTTCATGGCATCCGGCAAACGCTGA
- a CDS encoding efflux RND transporter permease subunit, which produces MFERFINRPVLATVISVFFVLLGLIGITQLPLTQFPDIAPPAVSVSATYPGADAETIARSVAPSLEEAINGVDGMTYMTSTSSNDGSLSINVFFRLGIDPDQAAVNVQNRVATAASQLPEEVTRFGVTTAKTQNSMIMVVTLYSDDPETYDAAFLQNYAKINLIPDIQRVDGVGQTEVFGARDYSMRIWLKPDKMAAYSVSPQEVIAAVQSQNVEAAPGRFGENAGEALELIIRYKGKMKEPGEYGNIILRTNADGSVLRLKDVARIELGSYSYAVDADANGKESLTMAIYQAAGSNSNDIQVAVLDVLENASESFPEGIDYIIPYSTKESLDKSIDQVIHTLFEAFALVFLVVFIFLQDFRSTLIPAIAVPVAIIGTFFFMILFGFSINLLTLFALVLAIGIVVDDAIVIVEAVHAKMEQQHLPARTATHKVMSEITGVIISITLVMASVFLPVGFLEGSVGMFYRQFAFTLAIAILISAVNALTLSPALCALFLAESDAEKKGWFKRFEERFFKGFNAGFATVTERYVGTLRLLIRRKWLSLGGLVAVSGLAFWMAASAPSGFIPDEDSSFFILAGSLPPGASLDRTMEALDKVEGVLQEEESIKDVISVAGFDLIAGARSPSAGVVFINLKDPEERGRVKNINAIMGGVSQKLGSVNEGTFFAIQPPTVPGFSNVGGLEIVLQDRTAGSFQEFEAVANGYIGALMSRPEISFAFTTFNTGYPQYELLVDEVKANQLGVQVDQLLGVMQAYYGSAQASDFNRFGKYYRVIVQAEPDDRADPSSLEGVFVKNAEGDMVPMNSLVSLKKVYGPQTVDHFNLFNALTVNAVVSPGHTTGQAIKAAEQAAAEVLPAGFSYDWKGMSREEIESGSQAVYIFLLSLVFVYLLLSAQYESYILPLAVIFSIPTGILGVFFGIQLLGIENNIYVQVAMIMLIGLLAKNAILIVEFAIQRRKSGLSLYESALEGAKARFRPILMTSFTFAVGLMPLLWASGPSALGNHSIGAAAVGGMLSGALLGVLIIPVLYMLFQSLQEKISGPPAPDPDAKPAE; this is translated from the coding sequence ATGTTTGAACGATTTATTAACAGGCCGGTTCTCGCAACGGTAATATCGGTATTTTTTGTTCTGCTTGGTTTAATCGGGATAACGCAGCTTCCGCTCACGCAGTTTCCCGACATCGCTCCTCCGGCGGTATCCGTTTCGGCGACCTATCCTGGCGCCGATGCCGAGACAATTGCCCGTTCGGTCGCTCCTTCACTCGAAGAGGCGATCAACGGTGTCGATGGTATGACCTATATGACGTCGACATCGAGCAATGACGGCTCACTTTCGATCAATGTTTTTTTCAGGCTCGGTATCGATCCGGACCAGGCGGCGGTCAATGTGCAGAACAGGGTTGCAACCGCAGCCAGTCAGTTGCCTGAAGAAGTGACGAGATTCGGTGTGACCACTGCCAAGACGCAGAACAGTATGATAATGGTTGTGACGCTCTACAGCGATGACCCTGAAACATACGATGCGGCTTTTTTGCAGAATTACGCGAAGATCAATCTGATTCCTGATATTCAGCGTGTTGACGGTGTAGGGCAGACCGAGGTGTTCGGGGCGAGAGACTACTCGATGCGTATTTGGCTCAAACCCGACAAGATGGCAGCTTACTCGGTATCTCCCCAGGAAGTGATTGCCGCGGTTCAGAGTCAGAACGTCGAGGCGGCTCCAGGCAGGTTCGGCGAGAACGCCGGTGAAGCCCTCGAGCTGATCATCAGGTACAAGGGGAAAATGAAAGAGCCGGGTGAATATGGTAACATCATTCTCCGGACCAATGCCGACGGCTCGGTCCTGAGGCTCAAAGACGTTGCAAGAATTGAGCTTGGCTCTTACAGCTACGCTGTCGATGCGGATGCCAACGGGAAAGAGTCTTTAACCATGGCTATCTACCAGGCTGCCGGTTCGAACTCCAATGACATACAGGTTGCTGTACTCGACGTATTGGAAAACGCGTCTGAGTCTTTTCCCGAAGGGATAGATTACATTATTCCTTACAGCACAAAAGAATCGCTTGACAAGTCGATCGACCAGGTTATTCATACCCTGTTCGAGGCTTTTGCGCTGGTTTTTCTGGTGGTGTTCATTTTCCTGCAGGATTTTCGATCAACGCTCATTCCCGCTATTGCGGTTCCGGTCGCCATTATCGGAACCTTTTTCTTCATGATTCTTTTCGGCTTTTCCATCAACTTGCTGACCTTGTTTGCCCTTGTGCTCGCTATAGGTATTGTTGTTGATGACGCCATTGTTATCGTCGAAGCTGTTCATGCAAAAATGGAGCAGCAGCATCTTCCTGCAAGGACGGCAACACACAAGGTCATGAGTGAGATAACCGGTGTGATTATTTCCATTACTCTTGTCATGGCTTCGGTGTTTCTTCCGGTCGGTTTTCTTGAAGGCTCGGTTGGGATGTTTTACCGTCAGTTTGCCTTTACTCTGGCTATTGCAATTTTGATATCGGCTGTCAACGCATTGACGCTCAGTCCCGCGCTGTGTGCTTTATTTCTTGCCGAGAGCGACGCTGAAAAAAAAGGCTGGTTCAAGCGATTTGAAGAGCGCTTTTTCAAGGGGTTCAATGCCGGTTTTGCTACGGTGACCGAGCGCTATGTCGGTACGCTCAGGCTTCTTATCCGAAGGAAATGGTTGAGTCTTGGCGGCCTGGTTGCTGTTTCCGGTCTTGCTTTCTGGATGGCCGCCAGTGCGCCCTCAGGTTTTATTCCGGATGAAGACAGTAGTTTCTTTATCCTCGCCGGATCGCTTCCTCCGGGAGCTTCGCTTGACCGGACTATGGAAGCTCTTGACAAAGTCGAAGGTGTTCTGCAAGAAGAGGAAAGCATAAAAGATGTAATTTCGGTCGCTGGTTTCGATCTGATTGCAGGAGCGCGCTCCCCATCCGCGGGGGTGGTTTTTATCAACCTCAAGGATCCTGAGGAACGGGGCCGGGTGAAAAACATAAACGCTATTATGGGCGGGGTTTCACAGAAGCTTGGGAGTGTCAATGAGGGGACATTTTTCGCGATTCAGCCGCCTACAGTTCCTGGCTTCAGCAATGTCGGGGGACTTGAAATTGTATTACAGGACAGGACCGCCGGTAGTTTTCAGGAGTTTGAAGCAGTGGCGAATGGCTATATTGGCGCGCTGATGTCACGTCCTGAAATCTCTTTCGCATTTACGACATTCAATACGGGCTATCCACAGTACGAATTGCTGGTGGATGAAGTAAAGGCGAACCAATTGGGAGTTCAGGTAGATCAACTTCTCGGGGTGATGCAGGCCTATTACGGAAGCGCCCAGGCTTCAGATTTCAACAGGTTCGGCAAATATTACAGGGTTATAGTTCAGGCGGAACCTGATGATCGGGCTGATCCTTCTTCTCTCGAAGGGGTGTTTGTCAAAAATGCCGAGGGTGATATGGTGCCCATGAATTCGCTGGTAAGCCTGAAAAAAGTCTATGGCCCACAGACCGTCGATCATTTCAATCTATTCAATGCGTTGACTGTCAATGCGGTTGTTTCCCCCGGGCACACCACAGGGCAGGCTATCAAAGCGGCTGAACAGGCTGCCGCTGAAGTACTTCCCGCCGGTTTTTCCTATGACTGGAAAGGAATGAGCCGTGAAGAAATAGAATCGGGAAGTCAGGCTGTTTATATCTTTTTACTTTCACTTGTTTTTGTTTATCTCCTGCTCTCTGCTCAGTACGAAAGTTACATACTGCCTCTCGCAGTTATTTTTTCGATTCCTACCGGAATTTTGGGTGTCTTTTTCGGAATACAGTTGTTGGGTATTGAAAACAACATCTATGTACAGGTCGCGATGATTATGCTGATAGGGTTGCTTGCCAAAAATGCGATTTTGATTGTTGAATTCGCCATTCAACGGAGGAAATCCGGCCTTTCGCTTTACGAATCGGCGCTTGAAGGCGCAAAAGCAAGGTTCCGTCCGATTCTCATGACCTCGTTTACTTTTGCTGTCGGTCTTATGCCTCTTCTCTGGGCATCCGGTCCGTCTGCCCTCGGCAATCACTCTATCGGAGCTGCGGCGGTTGGAGGTATGCTCAGCGGCGCGTTGCTTGGGGTGCTGATAATTCCGGTTCTCTATATGCTCTTTCAGTCGCTTCAGGAAAAAATCAGCGGACCGCCCGCGCCCGATCCGGACGCGAAACCGGCGGAATGA
- a CDS encoding efflux RND transporter permease subunit has protein sequence MKPLFRFFAERHMLAYLMTILVFLFGLATIWQINRAQYPKVDLGQMVVTTQYPGAAPEDVELNVTNKIEDELKSVTDIRRVFSMSMENVSIIIVDIEPDASDQDDVKSEIREAVFRVTDYPPEVTESSLITDIKSSIFPILEVGLTGDMPYPELRELARRFEKKLKDIPGVASVQRYGYRDREIQVELYPERIRRLQIPMQDVVNAIQQRNIRATGGAIESFTSEKNLVTLAQFRDPMEVGDVVVRSSFDGPIIKVSDIADVSDGFEEERVLSRINGHPAISFLINKSESADIIRTVEAIRELVKEEEALLPDGVRFIYGLDFSQYVSNQLSIVMMNGAIGLVLVLIVLALFLNLRTAFWVALGIPFTLLGGISLLPLFDVELDTVTLTSLIIVIGIVVDDAIIISENIFQRREKGESPVDAVVNGIFQVYKPVLTTVLTTFLAFAPMFFMPGILGKFVFVIPLTITLALFVSLVEAFFVLPAHVLPGLYTKEGKNTKSTMRNWFMPIRDFFERILLYLLRFRYVLIAVALLSFGGALYYGLNYISYILFPTKGADAFSVWIELPVGSSLEATSKKAAEFERLLEVLPEDEVDAYLTRIGTQADIVPIEQENFAELAVKLTPYGTRDRSAEEIVEDIRREAERIGGTSKTTFFIESGGPPVGKPVTIRVVGSDDALRTGLADSVYSFLGRIEGVSDPDRDDKEGKEQIRINVRHDRLARLGLSVADIARTVRTAYDGQVVTSVRYGEEEVDFRVMLQKYARKKIEYLQDLSIPNRTGRLIPLREVADFEQGTGPSVFHHYDGERSITISSDVQQDTVTPIEVMQAVERHFEKNRDFPGVKLVFGGEAQESEESLRGLFVAFGVAAFGIYFLLILLFNSVTQPLLVMMSIPFAIIGVVITFALHGEVFSFLGLLGVVGMAGVVVNDSLVLVNYLNELYRSGRGADVARLVAKGTADRLRAILLTTVTTAAGLLPLAYGIGGTDATMMPMALALGWGLLLATPLTLVLIPCLYMIGFDIRRFISGIWKIS, from the coding sequence ATGAAGCCGCTGTTTCGCTTTTTTGCCGAGCGCCACATGCTCGCTTACCTGATGACGATTCTCGTCTTTCTGTTCGGGCTTGCGACCATCTGGCAGATCAACCGGGCGCAGTACCCCAAGGTGGATCTCGGTCAGATGGTGGTTACGACCCAGTATCCCGGAGCAGCTCCCGAGGATGTCGAGCTCAACGTCACCAACAAGATAGAGGACGAACTGAAAAGCGTGACCGATATCCGGCGCGTGTTTTCGATGTCGATGGAAAACGTTTCCATCATCATCGTCGATATTGAACCCGATGCTTCGGATCAGGATGACGTGAAGAGCGAAATTCGTGAAGCGGTCTTTCGCGTTACCGATTATCCGCCGGAGGTTACCGAGTCTTCGCTGATAACGGATATCAAATCCTCGATTTTTCCCATTCTCGAAGTCGGTCTCACGGGAGACATGCCCTATCCCGAGCTCAGGGAACTCGCGCGCAGGTTCGAAAAGAAACTCAAGGACATTCCGGGCGTCGCCAGCGTGCAGCGGTACGGTTACCGCGACAGGGAGATACAGGTCGAGCTTTATCCCGAGAGGATCAGAAGGCTTCAGATTCCCATGCAGGATGTCGTCAATGCGATTCAGCAGCGAAACATCAGGGCCACGGGAGGAGCGATCGAGTCTTTCACCAGCGAAAAGAACCTTGTCACGCTCGCGCAGTTCCGCGACCCCATGGAAGTGGGGGATGTGGTTGTCCGTTCGAGCTTCGACGGCCCGATCATCAAGGTGTCGGATATCGCCGACGTCAGCGACGGTTTCGAGGAGGAACGGGTGCTTTCGAGAATCAACGGACATCCCGCGATTTCCTTTTTGATCAACAAGAGCGAATCGGCGGATATCATCAGGACCGTCGAGGCGATCCGTGAACTGGTGAAGGAGGAGGAGGCGCTGCTTCCCGATGGCGTCCGGTTCATTTACGGGCTCGATTTTTCCCAGTATGTTTCTAACCAGCTCTCCATCGTCATGATGAACGGTGCGATCGGACTGGTGCTCGTGCTGATCGTGCTCGCTCTTTTCCTGAACCTGCGGACGGCCTTCTGGGTAGCTCTCGGCATTCCTTTTACCCTGCTCGGCGGCATTTCCCTCCTTCCCCTCTTCGATGTCGAGCTGGACACGGTGACGCTCACCTCCCTGATCATCGTCATCGGCATCGTGGTTGACGACGCGATCATCATATCGGAAAACATTTTCCAGCGGCGGGAAAAAGGTGAATCGCCAGTCGATGCTGTCGTCAACGGTATCTTTCAGGTATACAAGCCGGTGCTGACAACCGTCCTGACGACCTTTCTCGCTTTCGCGCCGATGTTTTTCATGCCGGGTATTCTCGGGAAATTTGTTTTCGTTATTCCCCTGACGATCACTCTCGCGCTTTTCGTCTCTCTCGTCGAGGCGTTTTTCGTGCTGCCGGCCCATGTGCTGCCCGGTTTGTATACGAAAGAAGGCAAAAATACGAAATCCACCATGCGGAACTGGTTCATGCCGATACGCGACTTCTTCGAACGGATCCTGCTTTACCTGTTGCGTTTTCGTTATGTCCTGATCGCGGTTGCACTGCTTTCCTTCGGCGGGGCGCTTTACTACGGTCTCAATTACATCAGCTACATTCTCTTTCCCACGAAAGGCGCCGATGCGTTCAGCGTCTGGATCGAACTGCCGGTCGGCAGCTCCCTCGAGGCTACCTCGAAAAAAGCCGCGGAGTTCGAGAGGCTTCTGGAGGTTTTACCGGAGGACGAGGTGGATGCCTATCTCACGAGAATCGGCACGCAGGCGGACATTGTGCCCATCGAGCAGGAGAATTTCGCCGAGCTTGCCGTAAAGCTTACGCCCTACGGAACAAGAGACCGTTCAGCCGAAGAGATCGTTGAGGATATCCGCAGGGAAGCGGAGCGGATAGGCGGGACTTCGAAAACCACGTTTTTCATCGAATCCGGAGGTCCGCCTGTCGGCAAACCCGTTACGATACGTGTCGTCGGTTCGGACGACGCGCTCAGAACCGGTCTTGCAGATTCGGTATACAGCTTTCTTGGACGTATCGAGGGCGTGAGCGATCCCGATCGCGACGACAAGGAGGGCAAGGAACAGATCCGGATCAACGTAAGGCACGATCGCCTGGCGCGGCTGGGACTGTCGGTAGCCGATATTGCAAGGACGGTCAGAACCGCATATGACGGTCAGGTCGTCACCAGCGTGCGTTACGGAGAGGAGGAGGTCGATTTCAGGGTGATGCTTCAGAAATATGCACGCAAGAAGATCGAGTATCTGCAGGATCTCTCCATTCCGAACAGAACCGGAAGGCTGATTCCGCTGCGGGAGGTCGCCGATTTCGAACAGGGGACCGGGCCCTCCGTTTTTCATCACTATGACGGCGAACGTTCCATAACCATCTCGTCCGATGTGCAGCAGGATACCGTGACGCCGATCGAGGTCATGCAGGCGGTCGAGAGGCATTTCGAGAAAAATCGCGATTTTCCGGGGGTGAAACTTGTGTTTGGAGGGGAGGCCCAGGAATCCGAGGAATCGCTTCGAGGACTGTTCGTCGCATTCGGCGTCGCGGCATTCGGCATCTATTTCCTGCTGATACTCCTCTTCAATTCGGTTACCCAGCCGCTTCTGGTCATGATGTCCATACCCTTCGCCATTATCGGCGTCGTCATCACGTTCGCGCTGCACGGGGAAGTGTTCAGTTTTCTCGGACTTCTCGGCGTTGTCGGTATGGCCGGCGTCGTTGTCAACGACTCTCTCGTGCTCGTCAATTATCTCAACGAACTCTACAGGTCCGGACGCGGCGCGGACGTGGCGCGGTTGGTGGCAAAAGGTACGGCCGACCGTCTTCGGGCCATCCTGTTGACGACGGTGACGACTGCCGCGGGTCTTTTGCCGCTCGCCTACGGAATTGGCGGAACCGATGCGACCATGATGCCCATGGCCCTTGCCCTGGGATGGGGACTGCTGCTCGCTACTCCGCTGACCCTTGTTTTGATTCCTTGCCTTTATATGATCGGTTTCGATATCCGGCGTTTTATCTCCGGAATTTGGAAAATATCCTGA
- a CDS encoding efflux RND transporter periplasmic adaptor subunit — protein MKDIRKRVGMPALHVAMLSIFLFGCGGGSNAPGAPAPSLPVMEIERSSPVVQREYSSLIEGVVTVEVRPQVDGTLQEIAVDEGDYVRRGQLLFAIDERIYREELRSAEARLQAARAALAVADIEVEKLTPLVKNKVVSRIRMKEAEARRRSAKADVEQAAAAREKARINLGYTRITAPVDGYIGDIAFRIGSLVGANQPEQLTTLTDVHEVRAYFSMSEVDFVRFKQQYPGSSIEEKLALMPPVTLLLADGSRYPLKGRLDAVSGQFDRSTASVTFRATFPNPDGVLRSGNTGKVSVPYRYENVVQVPQASTADLQDRIFVVKVGEGNAVSRIPITVIDRNNLNYIVRGGLEEGDMIVLSGFSRLPDGTVISPRTPEEAEGSGEGKQN, from the coding sequence ATGAAAGATATCAGAAAAAGAGTCGGCATGCCGGCATTGCACGTTGCGATGCTATCGATATTCCTGTTCGGGTGCGGGGGCGGGAGTAACGCGCCGGGAGCACCGGCGCCATCTCTTCCGGTGATGGAGATCGAGCGTTCTTCTCCGGTTGTTCAAAGGGAGTATTCTTCTCTGATCGAAGGGGTTGTCACTGTCGAGGTCAGGCCTCAGGTTGACGGAACCCTTCAGGAAATAGCCGTGGACGAAGGCGATTACGTCAGGCGCGGGCAGCTTCTGTTCGCGATCGACGAACGGATCTATCGTGAAGAGTTGCGTTCCGCTGAAGCCCGGCTCCAGGCGGCCCGAGCGGCGCTTGCGGTTGCTGATATCGAGGTGGAGAAACTTACTCCCCTGGTGAAAAACAAGGTCGTTTCCCGGATTCGGATGAAAGAGGCCGAGGCAAGGCGGCGCTCGGCAAAAGCCGATGTAGAGCAGGCTGCGGCGGCCCGGGAAAAGGCGCGTATCAATCTCGGTTACACGAGAATCACCGCCCCCGTGGACGGATACATCGGCGATATTGCCTTCCGCATCGGCAGCCTGGTAGGCGCGAATCAGCCGGAGCAATTGACGACACTGACCGATGTACACGAAGTTCGGGCTTATTTCAGCATGAGCGAAGTTGATTTTGTGCGTTTCAAGCAGCAATACCCCGGCAGTTCCATCGAAGAAAAGCTCGCTTTGATGCCTCCGGTTACCCTGCTGCTCGCCGATGGCAGCCGTTACCCGCTGAAAGGGCGGCTCGATGCGGTAAGCGGACAATTTGACCGTTCCACGGCTTCGGTGACGTTTCGAGCGACGTTTCCCAACCCGGACGGAGTTCTGCGATCCGGCAATACCGGAAAAGTGAGTGTTCCTTACCGCTATGAAAATGTCGTTCAGGTTCCGCAGGCCAGCACCGCGGACCTTCAGGACAGAATATTCGTCGTCAAGGTCGGAGAGGGCAATGCCGTATCGAGAATACCTATAACGGTTATTGACAGAAACAATCTCAACTATATCGTGAGAGGTGGTCTTGAAGAGGGTGACATGATCGTCTTGTCGGGATTTTCACGTTTGCCTGACGGTACGGTGATCAGCCCGCGGACGCCCGAAGAGGCAGAAGGATCTGGCGAGGGTAAACAGAATTGA
- a CDS encoding TolC family protein — protein MMKKTINGKSAIPGLLLLSLLGCASVGDYARPDQGMPADYRGAAEGDSSRTSGISSSNLPYREFFEDPALLALIDSSMAHNSDLLLAVKNIEYASLALRQSRLGLLPTLSLQGSVSTSRPSDNGSNPLPEGTESVEDYSLSAATSWEADVWGKIRSRKKSALAEYLRTKEAAKAVRTRLVSEVAQGFYNLLMLDEQLDMTKKSQALADTTLAMMKLQYEAGLVTSLAVEQQEAVRLERISSVAGLERLVSAQENALSVLAGAMPDSVARHRGLAAQAFSVLPEPGVPAGLLSNRPDVKDAELALMREHANAKVAAASLYPSFTITAEAGIEALEASDWFSFPGSLFSFVSGGCCSRFSSKESSGRPTTRPG, from the coding sequence ATGATGAAAAAAACGATCAACGGCAAATCGGCGATACCGGGCCTTCTGCTGCTTTCGCTGCTGGGCTGCGCCTCGGTCGGTGACTACGCGAGGCCGGATCAGGGAATGCCCGCCGACTATCGGGGTGCGGCGGAGGGCGATTCCTCGCGAACCTCGGGAATTTCCTCGTCGAATCTGCCGTACAGGGAGTTTTTCGAAGACCCCGCCCTGCTCGCCCTTATCGATAGCTCGATGGCGCATAACAGCGATCTCCTGCTCGCGGTCAAGAACATCGAGTACGCTTCGCTGGCGTTGCGGCAGTCGAGGCTGGGGCTGCTGCCGACGCTTTCCCTCCAGGGAAGCGTTTCGACGAGCAGGCCTTCGGACAACGGCAGCAATCCCCTGCCTGAGGGAACCGAGAGCGTGGAAGATTATTCTCTCTCCGCCGCCACCTCCTGGGAGGCCGACGTATGGGGAAAGATCCGCAGCCGGAAGAAATCGGCCCTGGCCGAGTATCTCAGGACGAAGGAGGCCGCTAAGGCCGTGCGCACGCGGCTTGTTTCCGAGGTTGCGCAGGGTTTCTACAATCTTCTGATGCTCGACGAGCAGCTAGATATGACGAAGAAGAGCCAGGCCCTGGCCGATACGACGCTTGCCATGATGAAGCTGCAGTACGAGGCGGGCCTCGTCACGTCGCTCGCCGTGGAGCAGCAGGAGGCGGTGAGGCTCGAACGGATTTCTTCAGTGGCCGGTCTCGAGCGTCTGGTTTCCGCGCAGGAAAATGCGCTGTCGGTTCTCGCGGGCGCGATGCCTGATTCCGTCGCCCGTCACCGGGGATTGGCCGCCCAGGCCTTTTCCGTCCTTCCCGAGCCTGGGGTGCCCGCCGGGCTTCTGTCGAACCGTCCCGATGTCAAGGATGCCGAACTGGCTCTGATGAGAGAGCACGCGAACGCGAAAGTGGCGGCCGCCAGCCTCTACCCGTCCTTCACGATAACGGCGGAAGCGGGCATCGAGGCTCTCGAGGCAAGCGACTGGTTTTCTTTTCCCGGATCCCTTTTCAGCTTCGTTTCGGGGGGGTGTTGCAGCCGGTTTTCCAGCAAGGAAAGCTCAGGACGGCCTACAACCAGGCCAGGGTAG